TGACTCTTTGCAGACCTTACTACCTCTCGCCTTCCTCTCGAGTGAGCTTTCAGATTTATTTTCTAGCCATAAGATGGGATATGCATACTTTTGGTATGTCGAGATAGATAATCTAATTTTGGTAGCTAACTAAAACCAAGACCAACTAACACCAGAAAGGTCACGAAATtaactttaaataattttccgggaaaaatgttgtgattttcatccaagccAAAAAATTTTCACGGGAAAATCGGGAGGCAAGGTATCATTAACATCTCTCACGCAAATGAAGCTACGTACCTGATGCTATCAAGTGACGTGCtgataatttgttttctctctttgtacatCGCCCGCgatacagaattatttgacaaaggtattaaaccttgagaattacCAGTGCTCTCCTTGAGcgaaaaactaaaaaacagaTCCAAGAAAGGAACTCTGTATTGACCTTAATTTTCAAACAGATCACCTTATGCCGGATTCCATCATGACTCTTTGCACACCTTACTACCTCTCGctcattatttcgttttttctttattttccctataaatgcatccattcttccttcgaaatccactcagtttttgtaactgttacagtagcCACATGCAGTGTTTAtctgaaaaaattaattgcaaTGCTCTTCGTGCATTCCATGCATTCATTGTCAACGCTCATTATAAAAACATGTCAACAAACACACAGACAATGTTGATGGTGTAACATTTATTACCCGTGAGCATGTCCCCCGAGGGACCtatttttaaacaaagaaattaaaaactttctgaaagcaaaattttactttcaaaagaaaagctAGGGTCTTAGTTgatagaggaaaaaaaatgcaaattttgtaTTTACCACGTGCCATCTTCAAAAAATGGTGTTTCACTCAAACCAACCACCTTTGTAActgttttaaagaaaaggaaatttgtGTGAAATCTTACATGCTGTAATTCGCTCATTTATCATAACCTGAGAGTTTTCACTTCCAATTACTCCAAATTTTGTTCCTACTTTGAATTTAAAGCATCTCTGATGACCCCACATGGGAGGGAGgcatggtggcctcatggttagagtgctcaaCTCCgaatcgagtggtctgggttcggttcctggccagggacattgtgttgtgttcttgcgCAAgtcactttactctcatggtgcctctctctcCTCctaggtgtataaatgggtaccggcaagatgctgggggtaaccctgtgatggactagcatcccatccaggggggagtataaatactcctagttgcttcatgctaaggaaactGGAggtaagtgccggcctgatgggccttctggctcgtaagcagtgactttacctttacctgaTGACCCCACATGTATTTATTTCTGTGCAAGCATCATCAGTGAAGACATGTTTACCTTTTGATTAGTCAATGTTTCGGTTATTTTTGGTTAACTTTCCTTGTCAAGTTTATTACGCAATAATCACTTCCTTGACTGGTCAAACTTGCTTTTGTTAAACATGCCTTCAGAGTACTTAAGGTCTGTACAGTTTTCCGTAAGAAGACCTTCACGGGTCTGCTCACCAATTACCTCAGTTTCGCACCTGTCATACAAAATCGGTCTATCAGGACCTTAACTGATAGGGTTTTTTAAATCAACAATACTTGGCTGGGTTTCCACAAAGACATTatgaaattagttttcattttgggCAATTTAAATCAACAAGTTCATCATGTCAACCTGACACTTTAGGCTTTAAATTCTTCCGAACACTTTGTATCTCACTCAAATCTGTAATCTATTTTTGTCACGTAATCATAATTGTGCATGTTACGCCTacttgttatatagtcctaacagtttttcaaatattctgtaactcaCTATGATGTTGGTAACATCGAAACCTGTCttgtaaattaaaaaatgtcataatcTTCTAAAAAATCAcgatattttaaaaacttgaatatctttggaacaaaaagagatatttgaaaatagtaaacagcattctccatctcgtacagactacaaacttttgtcttaaaatggcttagataggactTAAGTAGCTTAGGCTTAGTTGAACTAAGTAGCTTAGGCTTAGTAGCACTTAAGGTCTAGAAGATTCCTAATAGAAAAGTTAGACTGTATTTGGTTTCACAAAACCTAATTCTCGTCATAGGCGATTTACACATCACACAAATAAGACGGAAACAGGTAGtaaaattttaatatttaaaatacTTTTGGCCAGCACTCACTACATAAAAATATGGTGAGTGCTTGACCATTTGGATGTACTCTTTTTCATTTCATGATTATCCTGTATCAAGACTTTTGCAAAAGATCCAAGGGGGAGTAATGGTGATTGGTTTTTCTGGGCATCAGAAATCTCTTCCCCTGATGGCAGAAAAGGTAATAACATACTGAAAAAGCATAAGACTATTTCTAGCAGATATGTAATAAAGAatcatggaaaaaaaatacGGACATCCACACAATCAAGATTAGCAGTTTTCCATAGAGAGGAATAAACCAACTACATAGATGTACGTTACCGCATTGCATTTAACTATATTTACTTTTACCCTCATTAAAGATCAATACTAAtattggtaaaatacttgtcttATAGTCTGATAAGGAAACATGTAGCAAAATTCGATAAAATATGGATATGTTCCAATGAGAGGAAGTAATGCTCACTTACTAATACTAAACATTTTTCCTATATTTTATCATAGATCTTCAGAAGTATGGAAACAAGGGAGGAAACAGTAATTTTTTTGGTGCCATCACTGCAAAAAGTTGTTAAAATCGGTCGCCCGGCTTGGTTCGCCCTGGTTGCCGCCTTGGTTCGCTTGTGTCGCCCAGCGAGTCGCTCAACTCAGTCTCCCGGCTTGTGTCGCCCCGCGACTCGTACAACTCAGTCGCCCGGCTTGTCTCGCCCCGCGAGTCGTACAACTCAGTCTCCCGGCTTGTCTCGCCCCGCGAGTCGTACAGCTCGGTCTCCCGGCTTGTGTCGCCCCGCGAGTCGTACAACTCGGTCTCCCGGCTTGTATCGCTCCGCGAGTCGCTCAACTCGGTCTCCCAGCTTGTGTCGCCCCGCGAGTCGTACAACTCGGTCGCCCAGCTTGTGTCGCCCCGCGAGTCGCTCAACTCGGTCTCCCAACTTGTCTCGCCCCGCGAGTCGTACAACTCGGTCGCCCGGCTTATGTCGCCCCGCGAGTCGTGCAACTCGGTCTCCCGGTTTGTGTCGCCCCGCGAGTCGCTCAACTCGGTCTCCCGGCTTGTCTCGCCCCGCGAGTCGCTCAACTCGGTCTTCCGGCTTGTGTCGCCCCGCGAGTCGTACAACTCGGTCTCCCGGTTTGTTTCGCCCCGCGAGTCGTGCAACTCGGTCTCCCAGTTTCTATCGCCCCGCGAGTCGCTCAAATCGGTCTCCCGGCTTGTCTCGCCCCGCGAGTCGTGCAACTCGGTCGCCCGGCTTGTGTCGCCCCGCGAGTCGTGCAACTCGGTCTCCCGGCTTGTGTCGCCCCGCGAGTCGTGCAACTCGGTCGCCCGGCTTGTGTTGCCCCGCGAGTCGTGCAACTCGGTCTCCCGGCTTGTGTCGCCCCGCGAGTCGTGCAACTCGGTCGCCCGGCTTGTATCGCCCCGCGAGTCGCTCAACTCAGTCTCCCGACTTGTCTCGCCCCGCGAGTCGTACAACTCGGTCGCCCGGCTTCTCTCGCCCCGCGAGTCGTGCAACTCGGTCGCCCGGCTTGTGTCGCCCCGCGAGTCGTGCAACTCGGTCTCCCGGTTTGTCTCGCCCCGCGAGTCGTGCAACTCGGTCTCCCGGTTTGTCTCGCCCCGCGAGTCGTGCAACTCGGTCGCCCGGCTTGTGTCGCCCCGCGAGTCGTGCAACTCGGTCGCCCGGCTTGTGTCGCCCCGCGAGTCGCTCAACTCAGTCTCCCGACTTTTCTCGCCCCGCGAGTCGTACAACTCGGTCGCCCGGCTTGTCTCGCCCCGCGAGTCGTGCAACTCGGTCGCCCGGCTTGTGTCGCCCCGCGAGTCGTGCAACTCGGTCTCCCGGTTTGTCTCGCCCCGCGAGTCGTGCAACTCGGTCGCCCGGCTTGTGTCGCCCCGCGAGTCGTGCAACTCGGTCTCCCGGTTTGTCTCGCCCCGCGAGTCGTGCAACTCGGTCTCCCGGTTTGTCTCGCCCCGCGAGTCGTGCAACTCGGTCTCCCGGTTTGTCTCGCCCCGCGAGTCGTGCAACTCGGTCTCCCGACTTGTCTCGCCCCGCGAGTCGTGCAACTCGGTCGCCCGGCTTGTGTTGCCCCGCGAGTCGTGCAACTCGGTCTCCCGGCTTGTGTCGCCCCGCGAGTCGTGCAACTCGGTCGCCCGGCTTGTGTCGCCCCGCAAATCGTGCAACTCGGTCTCCCGGTTTGTGTCGCCCCGCGAGTCGTGCAACTCGGTCTCCCGGTTTGTCTCGCCCCGCGAGTCGTGCAACTCGGTCTCCCGGTTTGTATCGCCCCGCGAGTCGTGCAACTCGGTCTCCCGGTTTCTGTCGCTCCGCGAGTCTTGCAACTCGGTCTCCCGACTTGTCTCGCCCTGCGAGTCGTACAACTCGGTCGCCCGGCTTGTGTCGCCCCGCGAGTCGTGCAACTCGGTCGCCCGGCTTGTGTCGCCCCGCGAGTCGTGCAACTCGGTCGCCCGGCTTGTGTCGCCCCGCGAGTCGCTCAACTCAGTCTCCCGACTTTTCTCGCCCCGCGAGTCGTACAACTCGGTCGCCCGGCTTGTCTCGCCCCGCGAGTCGTGCAACTCGGTCGCCCGGCTTGTGTCGCCCCGCGAGTCGTGCAACTCGGTCTCCCGGTTTGTCTCGCCCCGCGAGTCGTGCAACTCGGTCTCCCGGTTTGTCTCGCCCCGCGAGTCGTGCAACTCGGTCTCCCGGTTTGTGTCGCCCCGCGAGTCGCTCAAATCGGTCTCCCGGCTTGTCTCGCCCCGCGAGTCGTACAACTCGGTCGCCCGGCTTGTGTCGCCCCGCGAGTCGCTCAACTCAGTCTCCCGACTTGTCTCGCCCCGCGAGTCGTACAACTCGGTCGCCCGGCTTGTCTCGCCCCGCGAGTCGTGCAACTCGGTCGCCCGGCTTGTCTCGCCCCGCGAGTCGTGCAACTCGGTCTCCCGGTTTGTCTCGCCCCGCGAGTCGTGGAACTCGGTCTCCCGGTTTGTCTCGCCCCGCGAGTCGTGCAACTCGGTCTCCCGGTTTGTATCGCCCCGCGAGTCGCTCAAATCGGTCTCCCGGCTTGTCTCGCCCCGCGAGTCGTGCAACTCGGTCGCCCGGCTTGTGTCGCCCCGCGAGTCGTGCAACTCGGTCTCCCGGCTTGTGTCACCCCGCGAGTCGTGCAACTCGGTCGCCCGGCTTGTGTCGCCCCGCAAGTCGTGCAACTCGGTCTCCCGGTTTGTGTCGCCCCGCGAGTCGTGCAACTCGGTCTCCCGGTTTGTCTCGCCCCGCGAGTCGTGCAACTCGGTCTCCCGGTTTGTATCGCCCCGCGAGTCGTGCAACTCGGTCTCCCGGTTTGTGTCGCCCCGCGAGTCGTGCAACTCGGTCTCCCGACTTGTCTCGCCCCGCGAGTCGTGCAACTCGGTCTCCCGACTTGTCTCGCCCTGCGAGTCGTACAACTCGGTCACCCGGCTTGTGTCGCCCCGCGAGTCGTTCAACTCGGTCACCCGGCTTGTGTCGCCCCGCGAGTCGTGCAACTCGGTCTCCCGGTTTGTCTCGCCCCGCGAGTCGTGCAACTCGGTCTCCCGGTTTGTCTCACCCCGCGAGTCGTACAACTCGGTCGCCCGGCTTGTGTCGCCCCGCGAGTCGCTCAACTCGGTCGCCCGGCTTGTGTCGCCCCACGAGTCGTGCAACTCGGTCTCCTGGCTTGTATCGCCCCGCGAGTCGCTCAACTCGGTCACCCGGCTTGTATCGCCCCGCGAGTCGCTCAACTCGGTCGCCCGGCTTGTGTCGCCTCGCGAGTCGTGCAACTCGGTCGCCTGGCTTGTGTCGCCCCGCGAGTCGCTCAACTTGGTCTCCCGGCTTGTGTCGCCCCGCAATTCGTGCAACTCGGTCTCCCGGCTTATCTCGCTCCGCGAGTCGTGCAACTCGGTCGCCCGGCTTGTTTCACCCCGCGAGTCGTACAACTCGGTCGCCCGGCTTGTGTCGCCCCGCGAGTCGTGCAACTCGGTCTCCCGGCTTGTGTCGCCCCGCGAGTCGTACAACTCGGTCGCCCGGCTTGTGTCGCCCTGCGAGTCGCTCAACTCGGTCTCCCGGTTTGTGTCGCCCCGTGAGTCGCTCAAATCGGTTTCCCGGCTTGTGTTGCCCCGCGAGTCGTGCAACTCGGTCTCCCTATTTGTGTCGCCCCGCGAGTCGCTCAACTCGGTCTCCCGGCTTGTGTCGCCCCGTGATTCGTGCAACTCGGTCTCCCGGCTTATCTCGCTCCGCGAGTCGTGCAACTCGGTCGCTTGGCTTGTGTCGCCCCGCGAGTCGTACAACTCGGTCGCCTGGCTTGTGTCGCCTCACGAGTCGTGCAACTCGGTCACCCGGCTTCTGTCGCCCCGCGAGTCGCTCAACTCTTCTCCCGGCTTGTGTCGCCCCGCGAGTCGTACAACTCGTTCTCCCGGCTTGTGTCGCCCCGCGGGTCGCTCAACTCGGTCGCCGGACTTGTCTTACACATCACACAAATAAGACGGAAACAGGTAGtaaaattttaatatttaaaatacTTTTGGCCAGCACTCACTACATAAAAATATGGTGAGTGCTTGACCATTTGGATGTACTCTTTTTCATTTCATGATTATCCTGTATCAAGACTTTTGCAAAAGATCCAAGGGGGAGTAATGGTGATTGGTTTTTCTGGGCATCAGAAATCTCTTCCCCTGATGGCAGAAAAGGTAATAACATACTGAAAAAGCATAGGACTATTTCTAGCAGATATGTAATATAGAatcatggaaaaaaaatacGGACATCCACACAATCAAGATTAGCAGTTTTCCATAGAGAGGAATAAACCAACTACATAGATGTACGTTACCGCATTGCATTTAACTATATTTACTTTTACCCTCATTAAAGATCAATACTAAtattggtaaaatacttgtcttATAGTCTGATAAGGAAACATGTAGCAAAATTCGATAAAATATGGATATGTTCCAATGAGAGGAAGTAATGCTCACTTACTAATACTAAACATTTTTCCTATATTTTATCATAGATCTTCAGAAGTATGGAAACAAGGGAGGAACCAGTAATTTTTTTGGTGCCATCACTGCAAAAAGTTGTTAAAATCGGTCGCCCGGCTTGGTTCGCCCTGGTTGCCGGCTTGGTTCGCTTGTGTCGCCCAGCGAGTCGCTCAAATCGGTTTCCCGGCTTGTGTTGCCCCGCGAGTCGTGCAACTCGGTCTCCCTGTTTGTGTCGCCCCGCGAGTCGCTCAACTCGGTCTCCCGGTTTGTGTCGCCCCGTGAGTCGCTCAAATCGGTTTCCCGGTTTGTATCGCCCCGCGAGTCGTGCAACTCGGTCTCCCGGGTTGTGTCGCCCCGTGAGTCGCTCAAATCGGTTCCCCGACTTGTGTTGCCCCACGAGTCGTGCAACTCGGTCTCCCGGCTTGTGTCGCCCCGCGAGTCGCTCAACTCGGTCTCCCGGCTTGTGTCGCCCCGCGAGTCGTACAACTCGGTCTCCCGGGTTGTGTCGCCCCGCGAGTCGTGCAACTCGGTCTCCCGGGTTGTGTCGCCCCGTGAGTCGCTCAAATCGGTTTCCCGACTTGTGTTGCCCCGCGAGTCGTGCAACTCGGTCTCCCGGCTTGTGTCGCCCCGCGAGTCGCTCAACTTGGTCTCCCGGCTTGTGTCGCCCCGCGAGTCGTACAACTCGGTCGCCCGGCTTGTGTCGCCCCGCGAGTCGTGCAACTCGGTCTCCCGGGTTGTGTCGCCCCGTGAGTCGCTCAAATCGGTTTCCCGACTTGTGTCGCCCCGCGAGTCGCTCAACTCGGTCTCCCGGCTTGTGTCGCCCCGCGAGTCGCTCAACTCGGTCTCCCGGCTTGTGTCGCCCCGCGAGTCGTACATTTCGGTCGCCCGGCTTTTGTCGCCCCGCGAGTCGTACAACTCGGTCTCCCGGTTTGTGTCGCCCCACGAGTCGCTCAACTCGGTCTCCCGGCTTGTGTCGCCGCGCGAGTCGTACAACTCGGTCGCCCGGCTTGTGTCGCCCCGCGAGTCGTGCAACGGCTTGTGTGTTTTGCATGATTTTACGAGGGGCTTAGCCTTATCTAAGGAACTTTTAATTTAGTTGTGTCCTTTATTCGTTTAATAAgaattagattttttttttgctgattttgtattttttgaGTAATTTATTTATAGTCCTGGCGGGGGACGTGAGTTGTGCCTGGCCCGTCCCAGATTTCCTGCACTCTTTTTCCCTTTTGGGGTTTTTTGgggcaggttttttctggccacTCTGGTACACTTACACTTAGGTTTAGTTTACGTACCCTCGCTGTAGCTATGCTCCTCTCTTTCCTCATTAAAGTGGGTTATGGTATTGTCTTCAGGCCATATCCAATATTCTCCAGGATTTGTTGgctttttcatttcttgtttgtctaTTAATTTCTGGTAGGTGCAGAGATTGAAACCCTTGTCCCCCGATTAATGACATACTTTTGTATCATATGACACTTTTGTGTCATGGAATGAATCAACAAGCTCTGGTTTTCCTTTCAAGAGCTAATAAAAATTTGTTCTGAGTCTTAAATAATTGTCAATATTAAACACGGGTGGCACAAATAGTTATATAAACTATAAATTTCGTGGTGCACCTAAAAACAGGTAAGTGTAGTATTAAACCTCTAAACTTATGTTTAATTTCGAGAAAAAACAGTCATCATCAGACTAGCATAATATTGGAAGTTGTagtgctaaaaatatattttaaaagccAAAGGAGTTtgtaaagtgctactatgatcaaatttttatcccttggaTTTTTAGGCATATCAtatagaattccaggaaaggTTAAAAATGCCATTTACCTTTTGAAATTATCTGCATTgtttccggagatatttaagtttgaaaaatgtgtaaaatatgcaaattagtttacTGATAACGTCATTCACTCATGTCATATCATACAAAAATATGTCATACAAAAATTgcactcataactgcgaagatcatagcttcactttatgtcatatccgcagtttatgtataattcatttcatataccatttcattattgattcattccttacgggaccattggaacccacaaatgaccagctcccaacgtcagtggcttcatagctcagttggttagagcgtcgcaccggaatcgcgaggtcacggttcaaaccccgttgaagtcctgaattttatcaggcttctctacgcaattgcaaaaattgcgctcataactgcgaagatcataactTCGCTTGGTCACTCAACCCCATATAAAGTGAAgcatatataaatataaatagagctatctcggtcaatttccagcagagaccattgaaacttggtggagtaatagttctacaggcaacacaccttcagctgtaaagaaattggttcccatggcaatacactcttttccagtcccctcaaacttgattcaatatttttggtgattgtAAGCTAGAAGAACATTTAGCCAGTCCACAAACTTGACCTAACATATTTGTATGCTTGCAGCATCATACAGATGAGACACCATTGACAGATATCAAAATATTAATAGAATGCCAAAGGTTGCCAGTAAAGCCTTTGATATAaaggaggtctggaacccagtatgttgccatggtaccaaaactggtatgctcatattgtgaaGCACATCGAGAATCGTACTGCAAATAATCAAACATTTTATACAAATTGGCTAGGAAATCTTTTTCCATCATATTTAATCATAATTTGgttgggtttatgacgtcatcaattggctaatttgcacattTTGAACTTATgtatctggaacaaaaagagatatttgaaaatagtaaacagcaatCTTCTTCTCATACAGACTAcatgtttgtctttcaaatggcttagataggaaagatgcgaatttcgtcatagtagcacttaaaagGGCAAAgctcaaaatacatgtaaacatAAATTAATATGTGAAGGGGCGTGTTTTCCTCTTTATAAACGAGTcccggagaaaaaaaaaatcacatggGACTACAAAGGTAAGCGGACAGAGCTGATTGTTGGGCTCTGCCGGTGAAACGACTTTTATTTTGTCCATATGGCAAACTTCCGGACTGCTCACATCAACCCACTTCCCCCAAGAATCATTATACTTTTGAAGAACGATCTCTCCATCAAGATTAAACCGTTCCTTGACCTTTTGCAAAAAGGTCAAGGTCGTTTTCGATTTTGATTATCTTCCTTCATCAAACTGAAACAACACCCACAAAGCAATACAAACAAAAGGTCAGTTTGGACATGTTCGTTGAAATCGACGTGTAAGATCAATCAGGATCATGCAAAAATACACAAACGTTATGCAAATTTGATGCCAAATCAAGGCAATGGCGGCAGTGATTTCCTATAAAGATTGGACATCATTTGCAAAGGATGGCTAAACAATAAACCGATATCAATGAATTAGAAACGTACgaacctctctctctctctccaccGACGTCATCTTGGAAGACGAGAATTCGGTTTAATCCTTCGTGTTAAATCCCGGCTGTTGTTCCCGCTTCTGGAAATCGCACGTGCTGCCGCTCCACGGCCCCGGTTTACAGACATTTTGTTAAACCCACTGCCCCCCAGGGCCAACGCGCTGTTTAAAGGGCGTTAAATCCCGCCTTTAGCCGCATTAAATCCCCGCTAATTCCCGGGGGTCAGGTGGCCGGGGTTTTAATTGACTGTTGCATTATGCAAACGTTTGGCTCTTGGCCTCCCTTGGTAAGATTCACGAAATTTCCTCTTCAGCTATAGAACCTTTTCAGTTGCTCACTGAGATTTCAGCAGCCGCTTGTGACACTCGGCTTTGCATGCAAACAACTTGTTGCTCGCATAGCAGCTGGTATTTAAGTCCAACGAAGAGCTCATTATTTCAGCAAAATTATGGGTACTATTGCCGAAAATAAATACTCTTTCTTGGGCAGGTTAAGGCGAAGAACCCATGAAACATTTTGAGATTTTGTTCACTACCTTTTTCGGCGTTTCACTCGCCATACCTCATGCATGCTGCTGCACGGAAATGTCACTCAATCTTCGCGCGAAAATTACATCACGCGCAGTTCACTGATTTTATTGGTTGTTTTAATATCATGGaaaaacaatgggaaaggaatgtggttTGAATGTGAGCAGCCATTCCTTTCTGGGgagtgttgcgtgacatcccgaaagacggCTGCGCGGGAGACTATGTTGGTTTCCGAGTATTCatgattttgatttatgcaaattagaggacttgtgacgtcacgtagtggacacaaaattatgtaaaatcacaaaatatggaatatctttgcaaaatactaagtctgcAGGGTTGATGTGCTGCGAGAACTACACATTGTGATTAGTGATCATGATGGCACCATAGGAACATACACGTTACCAGGCCTCTACCTTCCCGAAATGATAAATGCCTTCTTTGTGCTCCAGAGTCTAACAgacttccttgtgcttgtgctgtgtaatgtccatattcACTAAAAGGCCGAGAGaagatcaggatacgggatatttgggtgaaaaaaattggggatacgggattttttgCTGGGGGATGGAGAAATTGCGGAGACAaaggatattttttaaaatacgaACGCGttgcgtacatgtggtagtgcagcaacttgacagtgtttttttttccaggagattcaagttgtccttgcgtaatttGTAGTTCTTATAGTAcgcgatattgttttggta
The sequence above is a segment of the Montipora foliosa isolate CH-2021 chromosome 2, ASM3666993v2, whole genome shotgun sequence genome. Coding sequences within it:
- the LOC137991922 gene encoding mucin-13-like → MVIGFSGHQKSLPLMAEKIFRSMETREETVIFLVPSLQKVVKIGRPAWFALVAALVRLCRPASRSTQSPGLCRPATRTTQSPGLSRPASRTTQSPGLSRPASRTARSPGLCRPASRTTRSPGLYRSASRSTRSPSLCRPASRTTRSPSLCRPASRSTRSPNLSRPASRTTRSPGLCRPASRATRSPGLCRPASRSTRSPGLSRPASRSTRSSGLCRPASRTTRSPGLFRPASRATRSPSFYRPASRSNRSPGLSRPASRATRSPGLCRPASRATRSPGLCRPASRATRSPGLCCPASRATRSPGLCRPASRATRSPGLYRPASRSTQSPDLSRPASRTTRSPGFSRPASRATRSPGLCRPASRATRSPDLQKYGNKGGTSNFFGAITAKSC